The sequence AAGCGGCCATTTCCGACGCGGATATCGATGCATACCTTGCGGCCAATCCCTACGATGGGGGCTCCGGCATGCGGCAAATCAACGAACAGATCTGGGCGGCGACGCTGTTGAACGAATATGAGGGGTATGCCAACTGGAGGCGGACCGGGTATCCGGAATTGACCCCTGTGGTATATCCCGGCAATGTGACCGGGGGCACCATTCCCCGGCGTTTGCGTTACCGGGAAGCGGAAGCCGTGGCAAATCCGGAGAATTATTCAGCCGCCGTATCCCGCCAGGGTCCGGACGAGTTCACTACGCGCATCTGGTGGGATAAGTAGCTCACACAGGCGTTCGTAGTTTGTGTTATCGTAATGCCGGGGGCGCTCTGTTGCGCCCCCGGCATTTTTATATCGCCTTTATCTCACCGCAGCACGTTCAGCAGCCGCGAGTATTTTATAATGATCGCCTGGTCTGTGAATTCCGGGTCGAAGGCGCCGAATTCCCTGTCCAGGTCATAGTCGGACGTATGGTTGAAGACGATGAACAGGCCCGTGCCCGCTGACTGAAGCCACCCGAACCGCAGATTCATGGACCAGAGTTCTGCTGCGCTGTTGTACTGAATCAGCGTTTGCAGGTAGATGCGCGGGGTAAAGGAATACGAAAGCCGGGTACGCACGAGATTCGCGGTGAATTTGCCGCCCGGCAGGTCCACCCAGTTTTGACTCAGGCCGATCTCCGTGTTGAATGCATCCCCGGCCCGTGCGCGGATGGTGGACAGGATCGTAACGCGATCGCCCCCGAAAAATCCTCCCGCAATAACCCGGGTACTCAGGCTGAGCGGAAGGCTCTCGTCCGTGATGCCGACGATCATGGCTTCCCGGTGATGGTACGATTTTCTCGGTACCCACACGCCCTCACTGATTTGAAAAGCATTCCGGACGCCTTCGGTGGTGAAGTTGATGCCTGTGTGAATTTCCCAGCCGTTTTCCCATTCCCAGTGGTTGTCGATGTGCAGAAAACCTGTTTCATACACTCTGTCGAAGCCCCAATAACCATAGTAGCTGACGTGCGGGCGCAATTCGTGAAAACGGAGGTAATCGGGACGAAACCGGTAAAAAACGAGGCCGCTAAAACGCCGGTAGGCGGATGTCCGTTGCATGAAACCGAGTTCCGGGTTGAAGTTGTCGGCTACTTCGGTATAGCCTGCGTTCAGCATCCAGGCTTCGGAATTGTAGTTGGCCACCGTCTGGAACGCATAGTTTCTCCCCGACATATCCGGCGTTGCCGACAACGCCCCGAAACCCGATACGAAGGCGTACTGTCCGATACCGAGCTGGCCGTCCAGCGCAATTACGCGGTTGTAATCGTTCTCGGTCGCCAGATCGCCCACACCCTGTCGGTTGGTAACAATCACGCCGGCGAAGGTTCGGTTCGGAAACTCGCGCTTGAGGCGCGCCACGCTGAAGTTATTCCCCGGAATCTCCTCCCCGCCCAGTTGCCGGGTTTGCATGTTGAGCACCCCGATCCGGTAGTCGCCCATGGAGCCGGAGAGGCGGGCGCCGCCGAGAATGGGTACCGCTACGCCGCCCGCGCCGATACCGATGCGCCGGCTGAAGAAAAGGTCGATCTGCCCCGGCGCCCCCACCGAAAACACGCCGGCGTTTTCCAGGAAGAAGGGCCGTTTTTCCGGAAAGAAAAGATTGAAGCGGTCCAGATTGATTTGTTGTTCGTCCACCTCGACCTGCGCAAAATCGGTGTTGTACGTGACGTCGAGCGTCATGCTTGGGGTTACGCTGTACTTCAGGTCTATGCCGATGTCCCCTTCCGGGTCTGAGTATTCCGAGGTGGTTGGCAACTCCGAGGAGTCGGTGGTGCGGGCGCCTTGTCCAAGCGCGTACGGGATGATTTGCAGATTGCGCGGCGCCTGGATGTCCAAACCTTCCAGCGTCCCGGCCAGCGAAACCCGCGTGAGCGTGTATTGCCGGGGAAGCGGGGCCCAGTAGGCGGTTTCGTTCCGGCGCCGGATGCGGCGTTCGAAGTTGATGCCCCACGCCTGATTCTCTCCGGTCGCAAAGCGCAATGTGCGCAGCGGAATGGCGAATTCGGCGCTCCATCCGTACGCTCCCGTTTCGGTGTGGACTGTCCATGCGCCATCCCAGTTGACGTTCAACCCGCCGCCCGAACCGCTTTGGTTGCGCGGGCCCTGGGAGAACCGCCCGCTGTTCTGGCCTTCATTCGTTACCTGTGCATCGTATTCGACCCCGGCGGAATTTGTCCCGAAAATAAATCCGTTCTGGCGATCGCGGTACGTGTCCAGAATGAGACTGAAACTGTCGGCCTCCTGAGGATCCGCATCCCGGCGGCTGTCCGACACGATGATCTGCGACGGGTCGCGGTCGTAGCACACGACCCCGACGTACAGGGTTTGTTCGGTGTACCGGATGCGGACTGCGGTCTGCTCTGAAGCCGGTTGTCCCTCGTTCGGGGTGATTTGGATAAATCCGGTGGCAGGTTCGATGTCGGACCAGGCTGGGTCGCCCAGTACATTGCCGTCGAGGACGGGCAGGGTGTCGCTGTTGCTCTTAACCGCGCGTATTGCCGGGGCGCTGATCGGAGCGCTATCGGCTGTGCTGTTATTGGCAGCGTAGGCGCCCGTCTGTTCCGCTTGCTGCGCCGTGGCGGGAAGCGCAAGGGGCAAGGTCAGAAGAAAGAAGAGGGCCGCGAGCATTGCACGGCTTGCGAAGCGCATCCTGTAGTGCATGGAGGGTAGCCGGAAAGGATCAGAGAAGAAAGGTGCGGATAAAAGCCGGAAATACAGGAAATACAATTATAAAATATAACGCAAACACAGCTGGATATGTGTTTTTTGCCGCTCATGGAATACGGAACAGGTGTTTGGGGTCTAACTCTTGTGTATTCTGTGCCTGCCGTAGCTTTTCCCGGGAAGGTTGTGCATCTAACAGGGTATATACAAGGGTATATCAGGCTTTTTTCGTTCAAACTGTGTTTTCATGCAACGTGATGTACTGATTTT comes from Bacteroidetes bacterium SB0662_bin_6 and encodes:
- a CDS encoding carbohydrate binding family 9 domain-containing protein, translated to MHYRMRFASRAMLAALFFLLTLPLALPATAQQAEQTGAYAANNSTADSAPISAPAIRAVKSNSDTLPVLDGNVLGDPAWSDIEPATGFIQITPNEGQPASEQTAVRIRYTEQTLYVGVVCYDRDPSQIIVSDSRRDADPQEADSFSLILDTYRDRQNGFIFGTNSAGVEYDAQVTNEGQNSGRFSQGPRNQSGSGGGLNVNWDGAWTVHTETGAYGWSAEFAIPLRTLRFATGENQAWGINFERRIRRRNETAYWAPLPRQYTLTRVSLAGTLEGLDIQAPRNLQIIPYALGQGARTTDSSELPTTSEYSDPEGDIGIDLKYSVTPSMTLDVTYNTDFAQVEVDEQQINLDRFNLFFPEKRPFFLENAGVFSVGAPGQIDLFFSRRIGIGAGGVAVPILGGARLSGSMGDYRIGVLNMQTRQLGGEEIPGNNFSVARLKREFPNRTFAGVIVTNRQGVGDLATENDYNRVIALDGQLGIGQYAFVSGFGALSATPDMSGRNYAFQTVANYNSEAWMLNAGYTEVADNFNPELGFMQRTSAYRRFSGLVFYRFRPDYLRFHELRPHVSYYGYWGFDRVYETGFLHIDNHWEWENGWEIHTGINFTTEGVRNAFQISEGVWVPRKSYHHREAMIVGITDESLPLSLSTRVIAGGFFGGDRVTILSTIRARAGDAFNTEIGLSQNWVDLPGGKFTANLVRTRLSYSFTPRIYLQTLIQYNSAAELWSMNLRFGWLQSAGTGLFIVFNHTSDYDLDREFGAFDPEFTDQAIIIKYSRLLNVLR